Proteins from a single region of Pleurocapsa minor HA4230-MV1:
- a CDS encoding EpsG family protein, protein MQRNLINGDANSFISRKNDKVIFLFIGLALWFFSPILGVFALLYFVHLNKKEKSRLNLLIILVVVLTLTVFVSSVDIISDLAVYVDNYEMLGKETPFEVSGGGGFEFVMWLLSYPIYLFSGGSRYAFVFFWSLAINLATFFVIVKAFSPKNYALLALFIVSTPNFIGYQAFLLRQYIATIIFLIALIFIDKKVWMWGLYLLSVLTHIGNILYLPILLLYNKVKLLESKVTVFCIVLFGITAAFSTSIVFDLSSFIAKFLPSPYSSIILIKTYRYGRQQVQSEDLGIAFVEQVIVFLIIIFLVNNKVVKSPQEKVLKFLYPIFLAIMLMGRNIFLFSNRFAFIFFPFGGLFYYFIIEHKLKIFKKEIIIYLLLAKIAYFIYFMNIMNDGKTVLTFMHGNTLGSNLFDYIEIVYDGFTEDVKIKELPDRIII, encoded by the coding sequence ATGCAAAGAAATTTAATCAATGGCGATGCCAATAGCTTTATCAGTCGCAAAAATGACAAAGTAATCTTCTTATTTATCGGTCTAGCCCTATGGTTTTTTTCACCGATTTTAGGTGTTTTTGCACTGCTCTATTTCGTCCACTTAAATAAGAAAGAAAAGAGTCGACTTAATCTACTAATTATTTTAGTAGTAGTTCTTACTCTTACAGTTTTTGTCTCTTCTGTCGATATAATTTCCGATTTAGCAGTTTATGTTGATAACTATGAAATGCTAGGAAAAGAAACTCCTTTTGAGGTTTCTGGAGGAGGCGGATTTGAGTTTGTCATGTGGCTACTTAGCTATCCAATTTATTTGTTTTCTGGAGGCTCTAGATATGCCTTTGTCTTCTTTTGGTCATTAGCTATTAATTTGGCAACTTTTTTTGTAATTGTCAAAGCATTTTCTCCCAAAAACTATGCACTATTAGCTTTATTTATTGTCAGTACACCTAATTTTATTGGTTATCAAGCATTTTTACTCAGACAATATATCGCCACTATAATTTTTTTAATTGCTTTGATTTTTATTGATAAAAAAGTCTGGATGTGGGGATTATATTTATTAAGTGTATTAACGCATATTGGAAACATCCTCTATTTACCAATTTTACTGTTATACAATAAAGTTAAACTTTTAGAATCTAAAGTAACAGTATTTTGTATAGTTTTATTTGGCATAACCGCAGCTTTTAGTACTTCGATTGTTTTCGATTTATCTTCTTTTATAGCTAAATTTTTACCGTCTCCCTATTCTTCAATTATCTTAATTAAAACCTACCGCTATGGTAGACAGCAAGTTCAATCTGAGGATTTGGGCATTGCCTTTGTCGAGCAAGTTATCGTTTTTCTGATTATTATCTTTTTAGTAAATAATAAAGTAGTCAAAAGTCCTCAAGAAAAAGTACTTAAATTTTTATATCCGATCTTTTTAGCAATTATGCTGATGGGACGCAATATCTTCTTGTTTTCCAACAGATTTGCTTTTATCTTTTTCCCTTTTGGCGGATTATTCTACTACTTTATAATTGAGCATAAATTAAAAATCTTTAAAAAAGAAATTATTATTTACCTACTGTTAGCCAAAATTGCATATTTCATCTATTTTATGAATATTATGAATGACGGTAAAACTGTATTGACTTTCATGCACGGTAATACCCTTGGTTCTAACCTGTTCGACTATATTGAAATAGTTTATGATGGCTTTACCGAAGACGTTAAAATCAAAGAGCTACCCGATCGCATTATTATTTAG
- a CDS encoding YebC/PmpR family DNA-binding transcriptional regulator gives MAGHSKWANIKRQKARVDAKKGKTFTQLSRAIIVAARNGVADPDGNFQLRTAINQAKAAGVANESIERSLAKGAGTYQDGEASLEEIRYEGYGAGGIAILVEALTDNRNRTVAYLRTAFTKNGGNLGETGCVSWMFEQKGVVIVTDVDEEKLLEASIEGGADSYEMYDDRQSAEVLTEVANLENLNQTLQKYDFSSDEIELRWIPNNTIEVSEPEQGRSLIKLIETLESLDDVQKVTANFELSEELAIATS, from the coding sequence ATGGCGGGACATAGTAAGTGGGCAAATATCAAGCGGCAAAAAGCCAGAGTCGATGCTAAAAAAGGTAAAACCTTTACCCAACTATCGAGGGCAATTATTGTGGCAGCACGCAACGGTGTTGCCGATCCTGATGGTAATTTTCAACTGCGGACAGCAATCAATCAAGCCAAAGCAGCAGGAGTTGCCAATGAAAGTATTGAGCGATCGCTCGCTAAAGGAGCAGGAACTTATCAAGATGGTGAAGCCAGCCTAGAAGAAATCCGCTATGAAGGTTATGGTGCAGGAGGCATAGCGATTTTGGTTGAAGCGTTGACGGATAATCGTAATCGTACCGTTGCCTATCTGCGTACAGCATTTACTAAAAATGGCGGAAACTTAGGAGAGACAGGCTGTGTTAGCTGGATGTTTGAGCAGAAGGGGGTTGTAATTGTCACAGACGTAGATGAGGAAAAATTGCTGGAAGCTTCCATTGAAGGTGGAGCAGACAGTTATGAAATGTACGACGATCGACAAAGTGCCGAAGTACTAACAGAAGTTGCTAACCTCGAAAATTTGAACCAAACTCTGCAAAAATATGATTTTTCGAGCGACGAAATAGAATTACGCTGGATACCCAACAATACGATTGAAGTAAGCGAGCCAGAACAAGGGCGATCGCTGATTAAACTGATTGAAACTCTCGAATCATTGGATGATGTTCAAAAGGTTACCGCTAATTTTGAGCTGAGTGAGGAATTAGCCATAGCTACGAGTTAA